One window from the genome of Microbulbifer sp. ALW1 encodes:
- a CDS encoding DUF6122 family protein codes for MFSYLHIVLHFLLPLAIAWFFFRSEWKKAALFMLAANLVDLDHLLASPVYDPGRCSINYHPLHTMFPISFYGAMMFLPWKPVRWLGIGLVTHMLLDAIDCGI; via the coding sequence ATGTTCAGTTACTTGCATATTGTTTTACATTTTCTCCTCCCGCTGGCCATTGCCTGGTTTTTTTTCCGTAGTGAATGGAAAAAGGCTGCGCTGTTTATGCTGGCGGCAAACCTCGTGGACCTGGATCACCTGCTGGCGAGCCCCGTATATGACCCGGGTCGTTGCAGTATCAATTACCACCCGCTGCACACCATGTTTCCCATTTCCTTCTACGGCGCCATGATGTTTCTACCCTGGAAGCCGGTACGTTGGTTGGGCATTGGTCTGGTGACACATATGCTGCTGGATGCTATTGACTGCGGAATCTGA
- a CDS encoding GntR family transcriptional regulator has product MRDAEFTEPQEEFRTTQERVYYQVRDAILRGQFLPGKAITIRGLAAELDCSPMPVREALRRLTSERALELSDTRRVTVPSMTREKLDEICAARVALECQAAAQALPFVDEDALKRLTALDDRVTASLAKKDIQEYVAANLEFHFTLYRLGRPHIILSLIESLWLQTAPLQHLVFQRFGVQELPDRHQDLIAAIAKKDEQLVRTAIRQDIEEGLGSISAEELLPS; this is encoded by the coding sequence GTGAGAGACGCCGAGTTTACCGAACCGCAGGAAGAGTTCCGCACCACCCAGGAAAGGGTCTATTACCAGGTGCGCGATGCCATTTTGCGCGGGCAGTTTTTACCGGGTAAAGCCATCACCATTCGCGGACTGGCGGCAGAGCTGGATTGTAGCCCAATGCCGGTGCGCGAAGCGCTCCGACGGCTGACATCTGAGCGCGCGCTGGAGCTGTCGGATACCCGACGGGTCACCGTGCCTAGCATGACCCGGGAAAAACTGGACGAGATCTGCGCGGCGCGTGTTGCCCTTGAGTGCCAGGCGGCGGCGCAGGCGCTGCCGTTTGTCGATGAGGATGCGCTGAAGCGGTTAACCGCACTGGACGATCGCGTGACCGCTTCACTCGCCAAAAAGGATATCCAGGAATACGTGGCCGCTAACCTGGAGTTTCACTTTACCCTGTACCGCCTCGGTCGCCCGCATATCATCCTCTCCCTGATCGAAAGCCTCTGGTTGCAGACCGCGCCTTTGCAGCATCTGGTATTCCAGCGCTTTGGAGTGCAGGAGTTGCCTGATCGACACCAGGACCTGATTGCTGCCATTGCCAAGAAAGACGAGCAGCTGGTGCGTACCGCCATTCGCCAGGATATCGAAGAGGGCCTGGGATCCATTTCTGCTGAAGAGTTGTTGCCGAGCTGA
- a CDS encoding VOC family protein gives MEYLHTMVRVTDLDESLAFYCDKLGLYEVSRNDYEKGRFTLVFLAAPGDADMANSDKRPCLELTYNWDPESYTGGRNFGHLAYRVDNIYETCQRLMDMGVTINRPPRDGHMAFVRSPDNISIELLQKGEALAPQEPWASMANTGEW, from the coding sequence GTGGAATATTTGCACACTATGGTGCGAGTCACCGACTTGGATGAATCTCTGGCGTTTTATTGCGACAAGCTTGGCCTGTATGAGGTCAGCCGCAATGATTATGAGAAAGGCCGCTTTACCCTGGTGTTTCTGGCAGCGCCTGGCGATGCGGACATGGCCAATAGCGACAAGCGTCCGTGCCTCGAGCTGACCTACAACTGGGATCCGGAGAGCTACACCGGTGGCCGCAATTTCGGCCACCTCGCGTATCGTGTCGACAATATCTACGAGACCTGCCAGCGGCTGATGGACATGGGGGTGACCATTAACCGCCCGCCGCGCGACGGCCATATGGCATTTGTGCGCTCACCGGACAATATCTCCATCGAGTTGTTGCAGAAAGGCGAGGCGCTGGCGCCGCAGGAGCCCTGGGCTTCCATGGCCAATACTGGCGAATGGTAA
- a CDS encoding VacB/RNase II family 3'-5' exoribonuclease, with protein MLNADALKQLTQLKTDIRSTKEFADGRVRGSNGKFGFVVLDDGREAFLPPAEMDRVFPGDRVRVSLTEEEKGNEKGKLSAELDSLIESELKYLVGQYIQRGQGHFIQPSEHGLSRWIFLPPKARGKAQPGEFIACSVTRHPFKDGKSQAKVENVIGQPDMAGIEHAFVVAQYRLPNQFSQAAQEQADQVPAQLQDLCAERKDLSELGFATIDAESTKDMDDALAVSASDNGWTLHIAVADPSSLIEPDSALDKEAQQRASSVYLAGETLPMLPGNLCENSFSLLPGELRPALVMHIKVGKDGALNSFDYEFAAIRSQHKLSYAQVAQFIEGDEKAVPAEQQESLRQLDELSKARAEYRAGHSLVMEDRPDYDLVLNEQRKIERIEKQQRSAAQRMVEEAMLAANICAGNKLAELGGGCFSIHLGFRDERMAEIRALLKDVLPEYAEQDLHQLDTYLKLVKELEAHSDTEMHNVLAVLKRMLRPGELSGKPAAHLGLGLAHYATVTSPIRKFNDLHNHRVLRAALLGTEQPKLEESNGEALQQVVATGRQADRALQQWLYCQYLEPKVGEVFSGTITLVNGAGIGVRLEDNGINGFVRFNGKKNPFEFDGKRLRITRGEERFQLDQQVQVKVSAVDVDKRRIALELVAESAEDSAPEAGN; from the coding sequence ATGCTCAATGCCGACGCCCTCAAGCAGCTTACGCAGCTGAAAACCGATATTCGCTCCACCAAAGAATTCGCCGATGGCCGCGTGCGCGGCAGCAATGGCAAGTTCGGCTTTGTGGTGCTGGATGACGGCCGCGAGGCGTTTCTGCCACCGGCGGAAATGGACCGGGTGTTTCCGGGGGACCGAGTGCGTGTCAGCCTGACCGAAGAAGAGAAAGGCAATGAAAAGGGCAAACTGTCGGCAGAGTTGGACAGCCTGATCGAATCCGAGCTCAAGTACCTGGTCGGCCAGTACATTCAGCGCGGCCAGGGCCACTTCATCCAGCCCAGTGAGCACGGTCTGTCCCGTTGGATCTTCCTGCCGCCCAAAGCGCGGGGCAAAGCCCAGCCGGGCGAATTCATTGCCTGCAGTGTGACCCGTCACCCGTTCAAGGACGGCAAGTCCCAGGCCAAGGTGGAAAATGTCATCGGCCAGCCGGATATGGCGGGTATCGAGCACGCGTTCGTGGTGGCCCAGTATCGCCTGCCGAACCAGTTCAGCCAGGCGGCACAGGAACAGGCCGATCAAGTGCCAGCACAGCTGCAAGACCTTTGTGCCGAGCGCAAAGACCTCTCCGAACTGGGTTTTGCCACCATCGACGCCGAGTCCACCAAAGACATGGACGATGCCCTGGCCGTCAGCGCATCCGACAACGGCTGGACCCTGCACATTGCCGTTGCCGACCCCTCAAGCCTGATCGAACCAGACAGCGCCCTGGACAAGGAAGCGCAGCAGCGGGCGAGCAGCGTTTACCTCGCCGGCGAAACCCTGCCGATGCTGCCAGGCAACCTGTGTGAAAACAGCTTTTCACTGCTGCCCGGTGAGCTGCGCCCGGCCCTGGTGATGCACATAAAGGTGGGGAAAGACGGCGCCCTGAATAGTTTCGACTACGAATTTGCCGCCATCCGCTCACAGCACAAACTGAGCTACGCCCAGGTTGCGCAGTTTATTGAAGGGGATGAAAAGGCGGTGCCCGCAGAGCAACAGGAGAGCCTGCGCCAGCTGGACGAGCTGAGCAAAGCCCGCGCCGAGTATCGAGCGGGCCACTCGCTGGTGATGGAAGACCGCCCGGATTACGACCTGGTATTGAACGAACAGCGCAAAATCGAGCGTATCGAAAAGCAACAGCGCTCCGCGGCACAGCGCATGGTGGAAGAAGCCATGCTGGCCGCCAACATCTGCGCCGGCAACAAACTGGCCGAGCTCGGCGGTGGCTGCTTCTCCATTCACCTCGGTTTCCGCGACGAGCGCATGGCAGAAATTCGCGCACTGCTGAAAGACGTACTGCCGGAATACGCCGAGCAGGATCTGCACCAGCTGGATACCTACCTCAAGTTGGTGAAAGAACTGGAAGCCCACAGCGATACCGAAATGCACAATGTACTGGCGGTACTGAAGCGCATGCTGCGCCCCGGTGAGCTGAGCGGCAAGCCCGCCGCGCACCTGGGACTCGGACTCGCCCACTACGCCACGGTCACATCGCCAATCCGCAAATTCAACGACCTGCACAACCACCGCGTGTTGCGCGCAGCACTGCTGGGGACCGAGCAGCCCAAGCTGGAAGAAAGCAACGGCGAAGCCCTGCAACAAGTTGTTGCCACCGGTCGCCAGGCCGACCGCGCGCTGCAGCAATGGCTCTACTGCCAGTACCTGGAACCCAAAGTGGGTGAAGTCTTCAGCGGCACCATTACCTTGGTCAATGGCGCCGGTATCGGTGTGCGCCTGGAAGACAACGGCATCAATGGCTTTGTGCGTTTCAACGGCAAAAAGAACCCCTTCGAGTTTGACGGCAAGCGCCTGCGCATTACCCGCGGCGAAGAACGTTTCCAGCTGGATCAACAGGTGCAGGTCAAGGTCAGCGCAGTCGATGTCGACAAGCGCCGTATTGCGCTGGAGCTGGTCGCAGAATCTGCCGAGGACTCGGCGCCGGAGGCCGGCAACTGA
- a CDS encoding pitrilysin family protein — protein MDMRTASGRLALRLTLCAGLMGLLSVSGCDRHPSSNGDDEKVHKALTADKEAAASSKAAASGNEAFVQPPKIELPFHKEVLKNGLTVIVHEDPKAPVVAINIWYKVGSKDETRGKTGFAHLFEHLMFNGSENFPGEYFEPFQRSGATDMNGTTNNDRTNYFETVPKGALDMALWMESDRMGHFKGAISQEKLDEQRGVVKNEKRQGENAPYGKAFDEIATNTFPSDHPYSWTTIGSMEDLDQASLEDVKQWFTDYYQPANAILVIAGDITVAEAMEKARKYFGSIPSTSVPPELKNWELPSQVNKRLEMTDQVPQTRIYYVWNVPAIGSKEENALDLMTSLLANRKNSLLYRRLVRDEQVATSVSAFYYGRQLAGQLFIMVDLKPGQSVEKVEKLLDEELREFAQSGVSADELRRIKQSEFASLVKGLEKIGGFGGKTDILARSEFYYDDPGALVNGLGKYAQVSAFDVQNVAQKWLKPQHFTLVISPKDEYAVREEDVDRSQLPAVDPTVELELPEQQAFTLKNGLKVVLAERHDTPVVFMNLQYRSGASADGDKPGLASVVARMLSEGAGDYDSLAFSARQEELGAGIGASSGLDHNSISFSALKTELEPSLELFRDVITSPLFPEKDLVRVKSNWLDSIRQEEAQPQGLAMRKLPPLLFGEDHPYGAPLTGSGTPEAVESITREDLITFQNTWLRPDNAQLTVVGDVTKAEIEKLLNETLGGWRTPKEPLATLEIPSVERPSKARIFLLDRPGAQQSYIMAGLVMPPWRAEDAEAFSAMASAIAGKFTSRLNMNLREDKHWSYGARAVSLDTEAQRPYIVFAPVQTDQTAPAMRELLKEFREYLGKRPIEEKELKDYQDDEVLKQSARFQTKGQLLSSIAWQLEKGLPPEYIAEYPQRVSALTKAQVEAAAKEYLAPDQFTWVVVGDLDKIQKDIEALGIGPVEVLPASE, from the coding sequence ATGGATATGCGAACCGCTTCGGGCCGTCTGGCCCTGCGACTTACTCTTTGCGCTGGCCTAATGGGGTTGTTGTCGGTGTCTGGTTGTGACCGGCATCCGTCATCGAACGGGGACGATGAGAAGGTTCACAAGGCGCTGACTGCTGATAAAGAAGCCGCCGCCAGTAGCAAAGCGGCAGCTAGTGGTAACGAGGCTTTTGTCCAGCCGCCAAAAATCGAGCTGCCATTTCACAAAGAGGTGCTCAAGAACGGTCTCACGGTCATTGTGCACGAAGATCCCAAGGCGCCAGTGGTGGCGATCAATATCTGGTACAAAGTGGGCTCCAAAGATGAGACCCGTGGCAAGACCGGTTTTGCCCACCTGTTTGAACACCTGATGTTCAATGGCTCGGAAAATTTCCCCGGCGAATATTTCGAACCCTTCCAGCGCTCTGGTGCCACGGATATGAATGGCACCACCAACAACGACCGAACCAATTATTTCGAGACGGTGCCCAAGGGCGCGCTGGATATGGCGCTGTGGATGGAGTCGGATCGTATGGGGCACTTCAAGGGTGCCATCAGTCAGGAAAAACTCGACGAGCAGCGTGGCGTTGTAAAAAACGAAAAACGCCAGGGGGAAAATGCGCCCTACGGTAAGGCATTCGATGAGATTGCCACCAATACCTTTCCCTCCGATCACCCTTATTCATGGACCACCATCGGCTCCATGGAAGACCTGGATCAGGCCAGCCTGGAAGACGTCAAACAGTGGTTTACCGATTACTACCAGCCAGCCAATGCCATTCTGGTGATAGCCGGGGATATCACGGTTGCCGAGGCCATGGAAAAAGCGCGTAAGTACTTCGGCAGTATCCCCAGTACCTCGGTGCCGCCGGAACTGAAGAACTGGGAGTTGCCCTCACAAGTGAACAAGCGCCTGGAGATGACCGACCAGGTGCCGCAGACGCGGATTTACTATGTGTGGAATGTACCGGCGATTGGCAGCAAGGAAGAAAATGCGCTGGATTTGATGACGTCGCTGCTGGCCAATCGCAAAAACTCGCTGCTTTATCGCCGCCTGGTGCGCGATGAGCAGGTGGCGACCAGTGTCAGTGCTTTTTACTATGGCCGGCAGCTGGCGGGACAGTTGTTTATCATGGTGGATTTGAAGCCCGGTCAGTCTGTCGAAAAAGTGGAAAAGCTCCTGGATGAAGAGTTGCGCGAGTTCGCCCAGTCTGGCGTGAGTGCGGATGAGCTGCGCCGTATCAAGCAGAGCGAATTTGCCAGCCTGGTGAAGGGGCTGGAAAAAATCGGCGGCTTTGGTGGTAAAACCGACATCCTTGCCCGCTCCGAGTTTTATTACGACGACCCCGGTGCCCTGGTCAATGGCTTGGGGAAATACGCACAGGTATCGGCGTTTGACGTACAGAATGTCGCACAGAAATGGCTCAAACCGCAGCATTTCACCCTGGTAATCAGTCCCAAAGACGAATACGCGGTACGCGAAGAAGATGTTGATCGCAGTCAATTGCCTGCGGTGGACCCGACCGTGGAACTGGAGTTGCCGGAGCAGCAGGCCTTTACCCTGAAGAATGGCCTGAAGGTAGTGCTCGCCGAGCGACATGACACCCCGGTGGTGTTTATGAACCTGCAGTACCGCAGCGGTGCTTCAGCGGATGGGGACAAGCCGGGACTGGCTTCGGTTGTGGCGCGCATGCTGAGCGAAGGGGCAGGAGATTACGATAGTCTCGCCTTCAGCGCCCGTCAGGAAGAGCTGGGGGCGGGGATAGGTGCCAGTAGTGGACTTGATCACAACTCAATTAGCTTCAGCGCCCTGAAAACCGAGCTGGAACCCTCACTGGAACTGTTCCGGGACGTGATAACCAGCCCGCTGTTCCCTGAGAAGGATCTGGTGCGGGTGAAATCCAACTGGCTGGACTCCATTCGCCAAGAAGAGGCTCAACCCCAGGGGTTGGCGATGCGTAAATTGCCACCGCTGTTGTTTGGTGAAGATCACCCCTACGGTGCGCCCTTGACCGGATCGGGCACTCCGGAGGCTGTTGAATCCATTACCCGGGAAGACCTGATTACCTTCCAAAATACCTGGTTGCGCCCGGACAACGCCCAGCTCACCGTTGTCGGAGATGTCACCAAAGCGGAAATTGAGAAGCTGCTCAATGAAACCCTGGGTGGATGGCGCACACCCAAAGAACCGCTGGCGACGCTGGAAATTCCTTCAGTGGAGCGACCTTCGAAGGCCCGTATTTTCCTGCTGGATCGCCCGGGAGCACAGCAGAGTTATATTATGGCGGGGCTCGTAATGCCTCCCTGGCGCGCGGAAGATGCCGAGGCGTTTAGTGCGATGGCCTCGGCGATCGCCGGAAAATTCACCTCGCGACTCAATATGAACCTGCGGGAAGACAAGCACTGGTCCTACGGTGCCCGTGCGGTATCGCTGGATACGGAAGCCCAGCGCCCGTACATCGTGTTTGCCCCGGTGCAAACCGACCAGACAGCTCCTGCCATGCGTGAGCTGTTGAAGGAGTTCCGGGAATACCTGGGCAAACGCCCCATCGAAGAAAAGGAGCTGAAGGACTACCAGGACGATGAAGTGCTCAAGCAGAGTGCGCGCTTCCAGACCAAGGGGCAACTGCTTTCCAGTATCGCCTGGCAGCTGGAAAAAGGGTTGCCACCGGAGTATATCGCTGAATATCCGCAACGGGTCAGTGCCCTGACGAAAGCACAGGTTGAGGCTGCAGCCAAAGAGTATCTGGCACCGGACCAGTTCACCTGGGTGGTTGTGGGTGACCTGGACAAAATCCAGAAAGACATCGAAGCGCTCGGGATCGGGCCTGTGGAAGTCTTGCCGGCTTCGGAATAA
- a CDS encoding Glu/Leu/Phe/Val dehydrogenase dimerization domain-containing protein, which yields MSIFSHPAYDNHEEVAFYHDAKSGLKAIIAVHNTNLGPSLGGCRMWPYADDAEALNDVLRLSRGMTYKSAMAGLKLGGGKSVIIGDPRKQKTPELLRAMGDFLNTLGGRYITAEDSGTSVADMKIIGERTKFVSGVIAGQEHGGDPSPSTAYGVFVGLKAAVAHRWGRTDLSGLKVSIQGVGNVGFRLAKLLKEAGAELFVTDIFQDNVDRAVNELGATAVGAEEIFDLDVDLFAPCALGAILNDNTIDRLKVGAIAGAANNQLAEARHAQVLKDKGILYAPDYVINAGGIIDVYYQQLGQEQGEYNADQVKAHIETIGTTMQEVFQRADETGETTAHVADRIAEERFGHEDALNKADSAAA from the coding sequence ATGAGTATTTTTTCCCATCCCGCGTACGATAACCATGAAGAAGTTGCCTTTTACCACGACGCGAAAAGCGGCTTGAAGGCAATTATTGCGGTTCACAATACCAACCTGGGTCCTTCCCTGGGTGGTTGCCGCATGTGGCCTTACGCCGACGATGCCGAAGCTCTGAACGACGTCCTGCGTCTGTCTCGCGGTATGACCTACAAATCTGCCATGGCTGGCCTGAAACTCGGTGGCGGCAAGTCCGTCATCATTGGCGATCCGCGCAAGCAGAAAACGCCGGAACTGCTGCGGGCCATGGGAGACTTCCTGAACACCCTCGGCGGCCGCTACATCACCGCAGAAGATTCCGGCACCAGCGTTGCCGATATGAAAATCATCGGTGAGCGCACCAAATTCGTATCCGGTGTGATCGCCGGACAGGAGCACGGCGGTGACCCGTCTCCTTCCACTGCCTATGGCGTCTTTGTTGGTTTGAAAGCGGCGGTAGCGCATCGCTGGGGCCGTACAGACCTGAGCGGCCTGAAAGTGTCTATTCAGGGCGTGGGCAATGTTGGCTTTCGCCTCGCTAAATTGCTGAAGGAAGCCGGCGCTGAACTCTTTGTTACCGACATTTTCCAGGACAACGTGGATCGCGCGGTCAATGAGCTGGGTGCAACCGCGGTTGGCGCAGAAGAAATTTTCGACCTGGATGTGGACCTGTTCGCGCCTTGCGCCCTGGGTGCCATCCTGAACGACAACACCATCGACCGCCTGAAAGTGGGTGCCATTGCCGGTGCTGCCAACAACCAGCTGGCCGAAGCCCGCCACGCGCAAGTGCTCAAAGATAAAGGCATTCTGTATGCGCCGGATTATGTGATCAATGCGGGCGGTATCATCGATGTTTACTACCAGCAGCTCGGCCAGGAGCAGGGTGAGTACAACGCCGATCAGGTGAAAGCGCACATCGAAACCATCGGCACCACCATGCAGGAAGTTTTCCAGCGCGCCGATGAAACCGGTGAAACAACGGCACACGTTGCCGATCGCATTGCGGAAGAGCGTTTCGGACATGAGGACGCCCTGAACAAAGCGGATTCAGCGGCGGCCTGA
- a CDS encoding SIMPL domain-containing protein has translation MQNTLKLFSAGLLAGLVALTAGCGNDTEKRPSGTLISISAQGEASQVPDIADISAGVVTEADESNAAMQANAEQMEKLMKAIKQAGIDKKDVQTSGINLMPRYDYQPNRERQIVGYQARNTVSITVRKLDDLSKVIDALAAEGANQIHGPSFSIDEQEPLLSEAREKALEQAKVRAESYAKSLGTKVRRIVSISEGSHGGGMPRPMMRAEMASAKDSTSTPIAPGESTVSVNLELVFELEK, from the coding sequence ATGCAAAACACTCTGAAACTGTTCTCCGCCGGTCTGCTCGCGGGCCTTGTGGCCCTGACGGCAGGCTGTGGCAACGACACCGAGAAACGCCCCTCCGGCACCCTGATTTCCATCTCCGCCCAGGGAGAAGCCAGCCAGGTACCGGATATCGCCGACATCTCGGCCGGCGTGGTCACCGAGGCAGACGAGAGCAATGCGGCCATGCAGGCCAATGCAGAGCAGATGGAAAAACTGATGAAAGCCATTAAACAGGCTGGCATCGACAAAAAGGATGTACAGACCAGCGGTATCAATCTCATGCCGCGCTACGACTATCAACCAAACCGGGAACGCCAGATTGTCGGTTACCAGGCGCGAAACACCGTAAGCATTACCGTGCGTAAACTGGATGATCTGAGCAAGGTGATCGACGCGCTGGCAGCGGAAGGCGCCAACCAGATTCACGGCCCCAGTTTTTCCATTGACGAGCAGGAACCCCTGCTGTCAGAAGCCCGGGAGAAGGCCCTTGAGCAGGCCAAAGTGCGCGCCGAGTCCTATGCAAAATCCCTCGGTACCAAAGTGCGCAGAATTGTAAGCATCTCCGAAGGCAGCCACGGTGGCGGCATGCCCCGCCCCATGATGCGCGCCGAGATGGCATCGGCCAAGGACAGCACCAGCACCCCGATTGCACCGGGAGAATCCACGGTTTCAGTCAATCTGGAGCTGGTGTTTGAACTCGAAAAGTAA
- a CDS encoding aminoacyl-histidine dipeptidase, translated as MSTIAELNPAPLWKHFAKLCEIPRPSKHEDKVVAYIVDFANNRGLDVKLDQIGNIIIKKPATPGMENRKTLAMQSHVDMVPQKNADTDHDFLTDSIKPYIDGEWVTAEGTTLGADNGIGVAAILALLESTDIPHPALEALLTIDEEAGMTGAKNLQPGHFEADLLLNLDTEDEGELYVGCAGGVDVNVSLPYSPEPTPADHQAFKLSVRGLRGGHSGLDIDKGRGNANKIANRIIDAALVEIPELRIASLDGGSLRNAIPRESFTTITAPADRGADLQKVFQREAAAIKAELDNEARLEITLEETDTPAAVMDTESQLKLIRVIRCCPNGVERMSTALEGIADTSNNLARVVTEEVNGQSQIRIQCLVRSLSDSARDQHGLNVAAAFQLAGAHTSLDNAYPGWTPNMQSPLLALMKDVYKEMEGKEPEVKVIHAGLECGLLAKPYPNWDMVSFGPTIRRAHSPEERVHIESVGNFWDYFLKVVAAIPKR; from the coding sequence ATGTCGACCATTGCCGAACTGAACCCCGCTCCCCTGTGGAAACATTTCGCCAAGCTTTGCGAAATCCCCCGCCCGTCCAAGCATGAAGACAAGGTGGTGGCCTATATCGTTGATTTCGCCAATAACCGCGGCCTCGATGTAAAACTGGATCAGATCGGCAATATCATCATCAAGAAGCCTGCAACACCGGGGATGGAAAATCGCAAAACCCTGGCAATGCAGAGCCACGTGGACATGGTGCCGCAGAAAAATGCCGATACCGACCACGATTTCCTGACGGATTCCATCAAGCCCTATATCGATGGCGAGTGGGTTACCGCAGAGGGGACCACCTTGGGCGCGGATAATGGCATTGGCGTTGCCGCGATCCTTGCCCTGCTGGAGTCCACCGATATCCCCCACCCCGCGCTGGAAGCCCTCCTCACCATTGACGAGGAAGCGGGAATGACCGGCGCCAAAAACCTGCAGCCAGGGCACTTCGAAGCCGACCTGCTGCTGAATCTGGATACCGAAGACGAAGGCGAGCTCTACGTGGGTTGTGCCGGCGGTGTGGATGTCAATGTCTCCCTGCCCTATTCCCCAGAACCCACGCCCGCGGATCATCAGGCTTTCAAATTAAGTGTTCGAGGGCTGCGCGGTGGTCACTCCGGGCTGGATATCGACAAAGGCCGTGGCAACGCCAACAAAATTGCCAACCGCATCATCGATGCCGCGCTAGTGGAAATTCCCGAGCTGCGTATTGCCAGCCTGGACGGTGGCAGCCTGCGCAATGCCATTCCACGCGAGTCGTTCACCACTATCACTGCACCGGCCGACAGGGGCGCAGATTTACAAAAAGTTTTTCAGCGTGAAGCCGCCGCCATCAAGGCCGAACTGGACAATGAAGCCAGGCTGGAAATCACTCTGGAAGAAACCGACACTCCGGCAGCGGTAATGGATACTGAAAGCCAGCTCAAACTGATCCGTGTCATCCGTTGCTGCCCCAACGGGGTCGAGCGCATGAGCACTGCGCTGGAAGGCATTGCCGACACCTCCAACAACCTTGCGAGAGTGGTCACCGAAGAGGTAAACGGGCAGTCTCAAATACGTATCCAGTGCCTGGTGCGCAGCCTTTCCGACAGCGCCCGCGACCAGCACGGCCTGAATGTCGCCGCGGCATTCCAGCTCGCCGGTGCGCACACCTCACTGGACAACGCCTATCCCGGCTGGACGCCCAATATGCAGTCGCCCCTGCTGGCACTGATGAAAGACGTCTACAAGGAGATGGAAGGCAAGGAACCGGAAGTCAAAGTCATTCACGCCGGCCTCGAATGCGGCCTGCTGGCCAAGCCCTACCCCAACTGGGACATGGTCTCTTTCGGCCCCACCATCCGTCGCGCCCATTCGCCGGAAGAGCGGGTACATATCGAGAGCGTAGGGAACTTCTGGGACTACTTTTTGAAAGTCGTGGCGGCCATCCCCAAGCGTTGA
- a CDS encoding amidohydrolase family protein codes for MSLLFVGGVAAQDGGAQQKGTGQGNIAVHAGWLFDSEKGRLLEKRTVHIVDGRVESVERGFTRRSGERLIDLSAFSVLPGLMDMHTHLAYEYGPRTYTETFTWNPADYTLRAVNTAERTLQAGFTTVRDLGDSDNVTVSLRNAINRGDIIGPRVFTAGTSIATTGGHADPTNGYRHDLMGSPGPAEGVINGEASAREAVRQRYKDGADLIKITATGGVLSVAKSGQNPQFMQDEVEAIVATARDYGFTVAVHAHGKEGMERAIRAGVDSIEHGTYMDDETMALMVQHNTWYVPTLMAGDWVTQKSKVEGFFPEMVRTKAAAIGPLLQDTFQRAHRKGVNIAFGTDTGVSRHGDNAQEFALMVQAGMSPADAIRSATWNAAQLLNAQDELGSIAPGKWADMVAVIGNPLEDITALERIRFVMKGGVVYKKPQ; via the coding sequence ATGTCCTTGCTTTTCGTTGGCGGCGTCGCGGCACAGGACGGCGGTGCGCAGCAGAAAGGGACGGGGCAGGGCAATATTGCGGTGCATGCAGGTTGGCTGTTCGACAGCGAAAAAGGCCGGCTACTGGAAAAACGCACCGTGCATATTGTCGATGGTCGCGTGGAGTCTGTGGAGCGGGGCTTCACCCGGCGCAGTGGCGAGCGCCTGATCGACCTGAGTGCCTTCTCGGTGCTGCCCGGGTTGATGGATATGCACACGCATCTGGCCTACGAATATGGGCCGCGTACCTACACCGAAACGTTTACCTGGAACCCTGCGGATTACACGCTGCGTGCGGTCAATACTGCGGAGCGCACCCTGCAAGCGGGCTTTACTACCGTGCGCGACCTGGGGGACAGCGACAACGTGACTGTCAGTCTACGCAATGCCATCAATCGCGGGGATATTATTGGTCCGCGGGTGTTTACCGCCGGTACCTCTATTGCCACGACGGGAGGTCACGCCGATCCCACCAATGGTTATCGGCACGATTTGATGGGGAGCCCCGGGCCTGCAGAGGGAGTGATTAACGGTGAAGCAAGTGCCCGCGAGGCGGTGCGCCAGCGTTATAAAGACGGCGCAGACCTGATCAAAATAACTGCCACCGGGGGCGTGCTGAGTGTGGCCAAGAGCGGTCAGAATCCGCAGTTTATGCAGGATGAAGTGGAAGCGATTGTGGCGACGGCCAGGGATTACGGTTTTACTGTCGCCGTGCACGCGCACGGTAAGGAAGGGATGGAGCGCGCCATTCGTGCCGGTGTGGATTCGATTGAACACGGCACTTACATGGACGATGAGACCATGGCATTGATGGTGCAACACAATACCTGGTATGTGCCGACCCTGATGGCCGGGGATTGGGTCACCCAGAAGTCCAAAGTGGAGGGCTTTTTCCCGGAGATGGTGCGCACCAAGGCTGCCGCCATCGGTCCCCTGTTACAGGATACCTTTCAGCGCGCCCATCGTAAGGGGGTAAACATTGCGTTCGGTACTGATACCGGGGTCAGTCGCCACGGTGACAATGCCCAGGAATTTGCATTGATGGTGCAGGCGGGCATGAGCCCGGCAGATGCCATTCGATCTGCCACTTGGAATGCAGCACAGTTGCTGAATGCACAGGATGAGCTGGGTAGTATTGCGCCGGGGAAATGGGCGGATATGGTGGCCGTGATCGGCAATCCGCTGGAGGATATCACGGCGCTGGAGCGTATCCGGTTTGTGATGAAGGGTGGGGTGGTTTACAAAAAGCCCCAGTAA